The genomic window GATGATCCTTTGACCTTGCAAGTTCTTCCTCTTTTATCTTTCCCTCTTTAATTTTAACTAATTCCTCATCGATGATTTTAACAACCTCAGGGATGTTTCTTTTGTCAGTGGCTCCATATATTCCAAAGAAACCTGTGTCGATGAAAGTGGATACAAAAGAAAATATGTTATAAACAAGGCCCTTTTTCTCTCTGATTTTCTGAAAAAGCCTGGAACTCATTCCACCGCCAAGAATATCATTTAGTATAAATAGGGAGTATCTCTCAGGATGAGGCTGGGGAAGGGCTCTCATCCCGATTATAAAATGCACCTGTTGAAGCTGTTTTTTATTTTTGCAATAAATTCCTGGAAAATCTAAAGGAGGGCTTGGATTCTGAATTCTGGGGTTAGCATTTTTAAGGGAAGAGAAATTTTTCTCAATCTTTTCGAATATTTCGTTGTGCTCTAAATTTCCAGAAGCTGAAAATACGATATTTGATGGTGTGAAAGAATAAAAATAGCATTCAATTAAATCTTTTCTTTTTATGGATGATACTGTTTCTTTTGAGCCAAGTATTGATCTTCCCAGAGGGTGGTCTTTCCAGTAAGAATCAAGAAATAAATCAAGGATAAGCTCATCAGGAGAATCTTCTACGGACTTTATCTCTTCAAGGATTACCTGTCTTTCTCTTTCAAGTTCATTCAAGGGAAAAGTTGGGTTAAGTATAAGTTCTGATAAAACATCAAATGCCTTACTAAAATTTTCATCATGCACATGGAAGTTTACTGATAAAAATTCTTTTGATGTGAATGCATCTAAGTTTCCACCGATAGAGTCTGTAATTTTTGCTATGTCAATTGCTTTATATTTTTTTGAGCCTTTAAAAAGCATGTGCTCTATGAAATGATACACTCCATTATGATCTTTTTCTTCATTTCTTGACCCGCTCTTTATCCAGACGCCGAGACTGATAGACCTTAAATGGGGAATTTTTTCAGATACTATTTTGATACCATTGGAGAGGCTTCCTTCTTTTATCATCTGAGGAAAGATATCTTTAAGTTAAATAATAGCATACACATTTATAGCCGTCAATTATTTATTGGAAGGCTCTAAAAATTTTTGTTGATTATAAGAATTTTTTTTATTATAATCTCCAGAAATTTGATAGGTAAGGAAGTGCTATGATTTACGAGGAAAAAAGTTGGTCTGAAATTGTTGAAAAATTAATTTCTATGATTCTATCAAAGAAAGACTTTGATGAAACTTTAGAATATTTATTAGAAGAAGTAATAAAATTCTCAGGTGCAAAATGGGGAGCAATAACTGAAGAAAAAGAGGATAAAATTTCGATAAGATCTTCTGCTGGAATGAGATTACCAGAAGACAAGCTAAAAGCTCTTGTCAGCCTGAGGGAAAATGCAAATTTAGAGATAAAGGAGAATCCTGGATATAACTTCAGAGATTATTATATAGTTTCTTATTCAATATCCTCAAATGGAATGAGAGATTTTGATTGGGGAATTTATTTTGCCTTTAAATTTGTGAGAAAAGAGTTATTCGATAACACAGATAAAATAAAAGAAATTTTTATTCCAGTAATTGAAATAGTATTGAAGAAAGAAAGTGAATGGGCGAGCCATCTTTCTTCAAGAGATAGAGTTGCAAATGCAATTAAAAGAAAAACATTTGAGAAATTAAAAACAAAATTTAAAGGGAAAAGCAAAATTTCAGATGAAATTATTGAATTTATTTATAGAATTTCAAGATTTGAAGAACCTGTTCTTCTTTATGGAGAGACAGGCGTCGGAAAAAGTTTGGTTGCAAGATTAATCCATGAGGAAAGTCCTCGAAAAAATGGTCCTTTCATTGAGCTAAATTGCGCAAATGTGAAGGATGAATTTTTCGAAAGCGAGCTTTTCGGCTCAGAAAAAGGTGCTTTTACTGGAGCCCATGAAAGAAAAATTGGGTTTTTGGAAGAAGCAGATGGAGGCACTCTTTTCCTGGATGAGATTGGTGAGATGTCAAAAAATTCCCAGGCGAAATTTCTAAAGGCAATTGAAGAAAAGGGAAACTATAAGTTTTTCAGACTCGGAGGAAGAAAGGAGATAAGGGTTGATGTAAGGATTATTTCAGCAACTAACAAAGACATAAAAAATGAAGTAAAGGAAGGGAAATTCAGAAAAGATCTTTATTACAGGCTCAGCAATTTTGAATTGTTCATCCCTCCTCTGAGACTGAGAAAAGAGGATATTCTTTTGCTGATCGATGAGTATCTTAATAGGAAAAAAGCAATGGTGAAGAGAGAAGTCTATCTCACAAAGGGAGCAGAAAAGATCCTTTTAAACTATATGTTTCCAGGAAATATAAGGGAGCTATACAACATCCTTGATAGAGCTATGTTTTATTCAAGTTCTGACTGTATCGATGAAAATATAATAAATCGATGTCTTAAAGATTCTATCGAAAGAGAAATTATTTTTAAGAAAAGGAATTTATCCGATGTAATAGATTTACTAAAGAAGTGCAATGGAAACAAATCAAAAGCATCCAAACTTCTTGGCATAAGCAGACAGCATCTATACCGTCTTCTTAAAAACAATAATGTAAAAATTTGACAATAAAAAGCATGAGCTATTGGAATGGGCACGATTCAATTGATTTCATGATTTCATCGTCCTTGATGCACGGAGAATACCATCGTCTGATTCCTGATTATGAGGATTATAGGGAACGGATAAAAGGAGAGCATCTCACCTAAAAATAGAAGCAATTAGCTTTATTGTAGTTGTCTATCGAACTTAGTGTATTGATTTCCTCATCAGATTTGGATACAGAAGAGCTATTGAAAGTAAAGGATAAGATAAACTATATTTGACATTGGTTTAATTATTTAAGAAAATAAAAAGAGATTTTAATGAAAAAGTCTTGGCCGAGAATCAGATGAAGTTTCAAATTAATGGAAATGGAAAAAGTGCTTTTTCTATCACAAAGCCCTGCCATGGTCAGATAGCCGAAAAGCTCGACATCCCCCTTAAATACTATCACAAGATGGAAGAGGAAACCCCGGAACTCCTGGCTCAGAATGTGAACACCTGGCTTGAAAGAAGCGAAAAAGAGTATTTTGTCCGAGGAATGGGAGACTCAGTTCCGAGCGTTTCTCAGCGATCGGTACCGGGTAATCGACCATCTGGACATTCTTTTTTGCGCTTTGAACGAGCTTCAGGCTCATAAAGCTGAAATTGAAGACTGCTTCCTTTCCGAGACCGAGATGAATATCAAGGTCAAAAGCCAGAAGCTCAGAGATTTCGTCAGGCACAAAGATGACTTGATGATCGGCGGGATATTCCTCACTAATTCGGAAACAGGACATAAAGCCCTAAGAGTTGAGCCAAGGGTCTTTAGAGTAAAATGCTCAAATGGGATGATAATGGAGGAATTTGTCACAGGAGAAATCCATCTTGGAGATGAGGTTTTAGATGAAATGATTTACCTTTCCGGCAGAAGATCAATTAAGGAACTATTCAATAGGTTTGGAGAAATAACTCAGATTTTAAGGGAAGCGACAGAAATAAAAGTCAAGAACCCTCAGAAGGTGATAAACAACGTTGTGGAACAATACAAACTTAGCGAGGCCCAAAAAGAGAATATTCTTATAGCATTTGGTACAGAGCCTGAATATGATAAGTACGGAATCGCAAACGCCCTGGCCCTGGCTGCCCAGAAGGAAGAAACTTGGGAGAAAAGCGTGGAACTTGAAAGGAGAGGCCGAAAGCTTGTGACCCTTCCCCTTGAAGAGTTCAAGGCGATGGATGAAGCATAAATAATTCATTACTTTGCAAGCTTGCGTTTTGAATAGATGGCAGAGAGGAAAAAGGAGATGCAAAAGCATCTTCTTTTATTCAATGAGAATTATTTTCGCCATTTATCGTCTATAAAATGAAACGATAATTCGCGAAAGCGTCCTGCTTTATTTCGCGAGGTCAGAGCTTTCCCGCCAGGCCTCCACCCGCCTCAATTATTTATATAATTTATACCTTCGGTTCTTTATAATCCTTTCTAGGCACTCATTATTGCGATGTGCCCCTGTCTTGACAATAATGTTATAATTTAAAAGAAGAGAAAAACAACGTAATAGGAGGAAAAGATGAGAAAAAATCGCCTTCTTTTTTCATTAATTCTTTATTTTATTCTTTTATTTACCTTATCCCAATTTTCAGACTCTCTCTCTACTTTCCAAGAAAAAATCAAGACAAAAGAATTCCAATTCGAAGTAAGGGCGATTTTTGGTGACAGTGATGTGTTTGAATTTAATGTTACGCAAGAAGGGACAATAACTGTTGAAGCTTCATGGACAGGCGGTGCATCGAACCTTGCCTTAATATTGAACGGACCAACACGTCAAGAATTTGCAAGAAAAGATGGAACAAGTCCTCTTATAGTATCCCATGATGTTACTCAAGAAATCCTGAATAAAGGAACAAATTGGAAAGTTTCAATAGTAAACTTTAGTCGTATAGGTTCAGCAAGAGGAACTATTAAAGTCACATATCCGGAAGAAAAAAAGATAGCTCCATTGATAAAGTTTATCCCTCCAAAAGTTAAGATGACAGTGGTTCCAAATGTAGTGGGAATGTCGTTAGAAGAAGCAAAGAAATCATTAAAAGAAAAGGGATTTGAAACAAGAGTAAAAGAAATAAATCAATTTGATCCTCGATACAAAGGGAAAGAGGGAAAAGTTGTTAGCCAAGCTCAGAAACCAGGAAGTAAGCGTACACCTGGCTCAACTATGGAAATTATTTACTTCAACCCAAAAATTACTCCTAAGAAACCTCTTTATAAGCCAAAAGTTACTGCTCCTGTGGTTACTCCAAAAAAGCCACTAATACCTCCTCAACCTCCGTCAGTTACTTTACCACCTTTGAATATGAATCCTACGATTGCCGATATTGAATTTCCTGTAAAATTTCAAGATGTAATAACAAAGTTTCATCTTATTGGAATCATTACTGCACAAGATCTCTTAGAAAGGGCTTGTACCTATGAGAAGCTAGAAATTTTGAGTAAACAAATTAATATTACCGAAGATGACCTCTTGAGAATAGCTCTCAGAACAGAGATGCGTACAGTCTTTGATAAGAATACGCTTACAAACGATCACCTTGATCTTTTATTTACAGCTGGTGTAGGAACGGTTTCTCAATTAAATTCAATTGACATTAACAATCCAGAAGAGCTGAATCAGATGTATATGTTGTTAAAATGGACGGCAGTAGCAACAGGATTTAAGAGTAGAGGAAAAATACCATCTATAAACGACATTAAAAATTGGATACAAATAGCAAAAAATGCAAAGCCTATTTTTGATCTTAGCAAAATCGATGGTCCTATTTTTATGGATGGGATAGGCTTTCCTAAGAAAGAAAAATTAGAAGTTAGTAGAATTCCATCCGAAATCCCTATGCCTCCTTCTTGGACAAGAGAGAAGATTCCTGCTCCTGCAGAGATTATCAAGAAAGATTTGGAGAAAATTGGTGAAGAAATCACTTCTTTTTTCCTCGCTAACCCAAGAGATATTAAACAACTTGGAGCGAAATGGTTAGTAGATAAGGCCGGAATTTTAAAATTTAAGGTTAATGTTACTCAAGGACGAATAAAAATTATAGTTTTTGATAGAGATGTAGATGTTGAGACTGCAAGACGTGAACTAGAAAATCGATTTGGCTATATAGAAACAAAATTTATATCAGATGATATACAAGGAGACAATTTCCTATTTATTTCGGTATCAAGAGAAGAGATTGGGAGTATAATCTATTTTTACATTTACAATGCTACCGATTATGGCATAGATGCTGGTCCAGCTGAAGGTGATATTCAGTTCCTGAAAACTATCGAGCCCGAAACTCCTCCCACGTTTGAAACCCGTCTAATCCCACCCCTGGAAAACTTTGTGCTAGGTGACATTAAGCTTTATGAGTTTCAAGTGTTTGAAAAAAATGAAAAAATAGAAATCTTATTAGGTTTACATCCTTTTGCTCCTTTAAGAAGGGAACCTATGGAGCACCTGTTCTATAAGATAATCTTACCAAGTGGAGAAGAGTTTCATGGACGTGATTTATTCCATCAGACCTTTTACGCAGATTCGGATGATATAGGTCTGTGGAGAATAGTTTTAGGTCATGGAGTTGGAGTGGAATATTATCTATATATCAATTTATATACTCATGATGAACAGAAAAAGCCGGGTATATTTGTTGTGAATGTCAAGCATTATGTTCCTCCAGAATATTATATAGTTGAATTGGCAGAAATTGTTTTTAGCCATGATTCAGATACAGATAATGGAGAAATGTTTCTTACAGCAACTGGTTATGATGATAATAATGAATTTTCACTGAAATATCCGGAGAAACAATGGATTCAGGTCAATGATTTAGGTTCTCCTAGAAATAAAACTCCTTTTGCCTGGCCAAGAATGCCGATTTTTGCTCTTCCTAGGGATCAATTAGGTGATGGTTTAGGAATTACACTTAGTGCTTTTGAAGATGACCATGATTTACTTTATTATTTTAACCCTCTGAATTGGCTTGAATATGCAGAAAACCTGCTAATGGCAGGTCTGGAAGCAATAGCATGTAGCACAGGCGTAGGTGGCCCTGCTGCTTGCACAGATGCTTTGTGTAACATAACGGCAGCTGTCACAGGAATAGCTGATCACATAAGAAGTAAAGCAGATGATGATATGGGTACTGCTAACTTTATCACTAATAAAAATCAGCAATATGGGCTTAGAATGGGAAATGGCAGTTATAGAGAATTTACTGTGAAAGGAAGTCCGGATCAAAGATCAAATGATATGCTTGATACCATACATAATTACGCTTCAATATGCTTGGACAGGCTCAGGCCCTTCAATGGAGAAGCTGCAAGTGGCATATCGGAAGGAGCTTTTCCATGGCTGCAGGGAAAAATATGGATCCGATCTGTCAAATCTGTTCCGGTTAAGGAGATTCAAGTAATTTTAAAAAGAATAACTGTTTTTGATGATGGAGATACATCGGGGCGAGGTCTGGGAGATATATTTGTTAATACTAAGGTTGCTGCCATAGGAGGAAACCCATCAGGAAGTAGCCATAGTTGGGAAAATGAGATAGATAAGCATCCTTTCTCTGCTATAGATATTTATAGATTCCCTAATTCTGGAGAGCACGACATGGACGACGGAGATACATGGGATTTTGGTGGTCCTCAATTAATTTTTAGCCGCCTTTTTAACAATTCTTATATTCCTGCTATTTATGTAGAAGTTGGCATATGGGATGAAGATGATCCAGAACCGGATGACGAAATTGGCATCACCTCTGAAACACTATATCTATCTGACCTAATAGAACATTGTGAATATTATTCACGGTGTAGAAGAGAAGGAGATCAGTACATTATTACTTGTGAGGATCGCGTTTTTAGTAAAAAATTCTATGAAAATGGCCATATATATCATATTGTTAATGAAGATGCTGCACAGGATGGATCTGGTTACAAGGGAGGAGCAAAGATAGAATATGAGATAAGAATTAAATAAAATAAATATATCAACTAAAAATTTTTAGGTGCGTAAATGAATAAAAAAACTTCTTCATTTTGTTTACTTCTTTCCTTTATTCTTTTATTTAATTTTTCAGAGGCTTTCTCAGAAAAAACTCAAATCACGATCACCCGATTTATTTTCAATCCCTCGAATCCAACTCTGGACAGTTCAGTTCAAATATCGGTGGAGGTCAAAAACTACGGAAGCCTTCGTTCACAAGAGACAACAATCATGGTTGATTCTCCAACATTAAAGTGGAGAAGCAGAAGAACGCTTCCAGAATTAGATCCGGACCAAAGCACAGTTCTTGAATTTGACACCATTCATATCCCTTCCACTCCTCTTCATGAAAATATAGAATTCAGGGTTTACAGGACTAATGGTGGGCAGGCACTCATGGCAAACATTACTTTAAAGATATCTTGCATTTATTCTGCTGGGAGGCTGAGCGGAACTGGTATCGATATCCCTGCCAAAAAAGAGCTTATACGCAAGGTTTTTATACATAAGCCTTCGCCCAAAATTACTTTAAATGATAAAGATAGCTATGATTTTTCAGAGGGAAAAAGAGGTGAGACTACCGGCGGTGATTTCTATCTTTTGGATTTAAAGTTTTGGGCTAATAACGAGGGTCAGAGAGGAGTATTAGATTTAGGTGATATCGGTCAAGTTCCACTGAATCAGGTTGATATCCCATCAATTGGTTACAATCGCTTTGGTGTATCAGCAGTAGAAGGCCACACTTATGTCTCTCTTGCCCAGGAAGGAGAGGAAGGAAACTATATTATCTTCAGAATAATTAAAATAGAAGATCTCAGTGTAACTATAGAATTTTTTTATTCCAGCCAGCTTTGAGAGTCAAAAATTAAATTTTTCGTAGAAAGTTGATCTGCTTTAATCTACAGGGTTGCAGCTTTCCTTCTGGTCGCCCGTACTGGAGTAGTTATTGATTGTTATTTATTGTAGACTATAATCAGTAATAATGTAATAATTATTGCTGATTATAACCATCAATAATATGGATTAAGAAGATGATAAGAAATAATTCAGAATTCAGGAGAGAACTTGAAAAAGTAAATGATGGATATGATGGATATGGACAAGGAATTCCTTTTCGGCTGCGTTGGCCGAGGGAGCATCTTTATCTCCATTTACCCCTTCAAACATCGTGAGGAAGTATAAATCACGACTCAAAAAAATGTCAAGGAAGGCTTTTGGGGCTCGGAAATCTCTACGAAGCCGTCCGAAGCGCCAAAAGTGCCAGAAATCTCCCAGACCTCTCCTCCTGGTTAAAGTGAAGCTCATGAGAGATATTCAGTTGAGGCCTCAGCGGCCATCAAGAGTTCCTGATAGACCAGGTGTGGTGGCGGTGGCCTCTCCGCCACAAACGTCAAACCGCTCCCCCATGATCCAGATGTGAAAGCTCTCCTACGGATCTCTGTGGTCTGGAACATTCCAGTAGCCTGCAACAGGGCTTCCGTTGATTTCATGATTTCATCGTCCTTGATGCACGGAGAATACCATCGTCTGATTCCTGATTATGAGGATTATAGGGAACGGATAAAAGGAGAGCATCTCACCTAAAAATAGAAACAATTAGCTTTATTGTAGTTGTCTATGAACTTAGTGTATTGATTTCCTCATCAGATTTGGATACAGAAAAGCTATTGAAAGTAAAGGATAAGATAAAGTATATTTGACATTGTTTTAATTATTTAAGAAAATAAAAAGAGATTTTAATGAGAAGAATAATAAATTTAAGGAAAAGGAGAGATTTTTTTGAACGAGGAGGAAAAATGCAAAAAAATATCGCAAAATTGATTTTTATAGGTTTGATAGCAATAGTGATTTTGGTGTTTATTTTTAAATCCTATGTTATCGTTGAACCTGGAGAAAGAGGAATTATTTTTAATAAACTATCTGGAAATTTAAGAGTTACATCTGCAGAGGGATTTTATCTACTCATTCCGATTATTGAATCAGTTGTTATCTACGATATAAAAGTTCAATCCTACACGATGGCAAAAGCTTTTTTAGAGGGTGAAGTAAAAGGGGATGATTCCCTTCTTGCATTAACATCAGATGGACAGCAGGTTTCTCTTGATGTGACAGTTCGATATCATCCGGACCCTGAGAAATTGATTAACCTTCACAGAAGGATAGGAAGAGATTATATTCAAAAAATCGTGAGACCTCAAGTAAGAAGTGAAGCAAGATTAACGGTCTCAAACTATCCTGTGATGGATGTTTATTCAGGAAAAAGAGAGAACATTCAGAATCAAATTGAAGAAAAATTGAAAAAGTCTTTTGCAGAGAATTTCATTATTCTCGATGAAGTTTTGTTGAGAGATGTTCGATTCTCCACTGAATTCCAGCAGGCAATTGAGCAGAAACAGATAGCTCAGCAGGAAGCGGAGAGGATGAAGTATGTTCTTGAAAGGGAAGAAAGGGAAAAGCAGAGAAAAATTATTGAGGCAGAGGGAGAAGCAGAAGCAATAAAATTAAAAGGAAAAGCTCTGGGCCAGAATCCAGCTTTGATCCAGTATGAGTATGTGCAGAAGGTAGCTCCTAATGTGCAAGCAATAATAAGTGATGGAAGGTCAATTTTGAGTTTAGGAGAATTTTTGAGACCTCCAGCTTCATCAGCTAAAAAAGAAAAGGAATGAGGTAGGGAGAAAAAAGAATGAAAAAATATTTTGTACTTTTATTCCTTTTTCTATTTTTCAATTCTTTTATTCTTGCTCAAGAGCTTTCAACATCTTCTGAGGATCAGATCTCAATATCTTTAACAGTTTACAATTTAAATATCGGCCTTATAAAAGAGATAAGGCAACTTAAGCTCCCAAAAGGTGAATTTGATTTGAAGTTTGAAGATGTTCCCTATCAGATTAATCCAGTGACAGTTCATATTAAATCAATCACTTCTCCAAATGCTATTTTTGTACTTGAGCAGAACTATGAGTATGACTTAATGAGCCCATCAAAACTTTTGGATAAATACATAGGGAAGGAGTTGTT from Acidobacteriota bacterium includes these protein-coding regions:
- a CDS encoding pitrilysin family protein, which gives rise to MIKEGSLSNGIKIVSEKIPHLRSISLGVWIKSGSRNEEKDHNGVYHFIEHMLFKGSKKYKAIDIAKITDSIGGNLDAFTSKEFLSVNFHVHDENFSKAFDVLSELILNPTFPLNELERERQVILEEIKSVEDSPDELILDLFLDSYWKDHPLGRSILGSKETVSSIKRKDLIECYFYSFTPSNIVFSASGNLEHNEIFEKIEKNFSSLKNANPRIQNPSPPLDFPGIYCKNKKQLQQVHFIIGMRALPQPHPERYSLFILNDILGGGMSSRLFQKIREKKGLVYNIFSFVSTFIDTGFFGIYGATDKRNIPEVVKIIDEELVKIKEGKIKEEELARSKDHLKGSVVLNLESAVSRMAQIARNEIYFKKQISLEEILKSIDSVNLDDLKRVSKEIINSKNSGTFLLGNINSYELKYKFNF
- a CDS encoding sigma-54 dependent transcriptional regulator produces the protein MIYEEKSWSEIVEKLISMILSKKDFDETLEYLLEEVIKFSGAKWGAITEEKEDKISIRSSAGMRLPEDKLKALVSLRENANLEIKENPGYNFRDYYIVSYSISSNGMRDFDWGIYFAFKFVRKELFDNTDKIKEIFIPVIEIVLKKESEWASHLSSRDRVANAIKRKTFEKLKTKFKGKSKISDEIIEFIYRISRFEEPVLLYGETGVGKSLVARLIHEESPRKNGPFIELNCANVKDEFFESELFGSEKGAFTGAHERKIGFLEEADGGTLFLDEIGEMSKNSQAKFLKAIEEKGNYKFFRLGGRKEIRVDVRIISATNKDIKNEVKEGKFRKDLYYRLSNFELFIPPLRLRKEDILLLIDEYLNRKKAMVKREVYLTKGAEKILLNYMFPGNIRELYNILDRAMFYSSSDCIDENIINRCLKDSIEREIIFKKRNLSDVIDLLKKCNGNKSKASKLLGISRQHLYRLLKNNNVKI
- a CDS encoding prohibitin family protein, with product MQKNIAKLIFIGLIAIVILVFIFKSYVIVEPGERGIIFNKLSGNLRVTSAEGFYLLIPIIESVVIYDIKVQSYTMAKAFLEGEVKGDDSLLALTSDGQQVSLDVTVRYHPDPEKLINLHRRIGRDYIQKIVRPQVRSEARLTVSNYPVMDVYSGKRENIQNQIEEKLKKSFAENFIILDEVLLRDVRFSTEFQQAIEQKQIAQQEAERMKYVLEREEREKQRKIIEAEGEAEAIKLKGKALGQNPALIQYEYVQKVAPNVQAIISDGRSILSLGEFLRPPASSAKKEKE
- a CDS encoding DUF4332 domain-containing protein, producing MRKNRLLFSLILYFILLFTLSQFSDSLSTFQEKIKTKEFQFEVRAIFGDSDVFEFNVTQEGTITVEASWTGGASNLALILNGPTRQEFARKDGTSPLIVSHDVTQEILNKGTNWKVSIVNFSRIGSARGTIKVTYPEEKKIAPLIKFIPPKVKMTVVPNVVGMSLEEAKKSLKEKGFETRVKEINQFDPRYKGKEGKVVSQAQKPGSKRTPGSTMEIIYFNPKITPKKPLYKPKVTAPVVTPKKPLIPPQPPSVTLPPLNMNPTIADIEFPVKFQDVITKFHLIGIITAQDLLERACTYEKLEILSKQINITEDDLLRIALRTEMRTVFDKNTLTNDHLDLLFTAGVGTVSQLNSIDINNPEELNQMYMLLKWTAVATGFKSRGKIPSINDIKNWIQIAKNAKPIFDLSKIDGPIFMDGIGFPKKEKLEVSRIPSEIPMPPSWTREKIPAPAEIIKKDLEKIGEEITSFFLANPRDIKQLGAKWLVDKAGILKFKVNVTQGRIKIIVFDRDVDVETARRELENRFGYIETKFISDDIQGDNFLFISVSREEIGSIIYFYIYNATDYGIDAGPAEGDIQFLKTIEPETPPTFETRLIPPLENFVLGDIKLYEFQVFEKNEKIEILLGLHPFAPLRREPMEHLFYKIILPSGEEFHGRDLFHQTFYADSDDIGLWRIVLGHGVGVEYYLYINLYTHDEQKKPGIFVVNVKHYVPPEYYIVELAEIVFSHDSDTDNGEMFLTATGYDDNNEFSLKYPEKQWIQVNDLGSPRNKTPFAWPRMPIFALPRDQLGDGLGITLSAFEDDHDLLYYFNPLNWLEYAENLLMAGLEAIACSTGVGGPAACTDALCNITAAVTGIADHIRSKADDDMGTANFITNKNQQYGLRMGNGSYREFTVKGSPDQRSNDMLDTIHNYASICLDRLRPFNGEAASGISEGAFPWLQGKIWIRSVKSVPVKEIQVILKRITVFDDGDTSGRGLGDIFVNTKVAAIGGNPSGSSHSWENEIDKHPFSAIDIYRFPNSGEHDMDDGDTWDFGGPQLIFSRLFNNSYIPAIYVEVGIWDEDDPEPDDEIGITSETLYLSDLIEHCEYYSRCRREGDQYIITCEDRVFSKKFYENGHIYHIVNEDAAQDGSGYKGGAKIEYEIRIK